Proteins co-encoded in one Metabacillus sp. KUDC1714 genomic window:
- a CDS encoding UPF0738 family protein encodes MNKRVELTKAMIDNNSLILHPESNSIEMQGLQAKGQMLVDSDQLAFIYILETADEFVYAGLPHTIWTELREAKDKGLKVILQIKEQNLELVELFDELDYLLENIKGNANYGEEMEKKVVELFSLT; translated from the coding sequence ATGAATAAAAGAGTTGAACTAACGAAAGCAATGATAGACAATAATAGCCTAATTCTGCATCCTGAATCCAATTCAATCGAAATGCAAGGATTACAGGCAAAAGGACAGATGCTTGTTGATTCTGATCAATTGGCATTTATCTATATTTTAGAAACTGCTGATGAGTTTGTCTATGCTGGATTACCACATACAATTTGGACAGAATTAAGAGAAGCAAAAGATAAAGGCCTTAAGGTAATCTTACAAATAAAAGAACAAAATTTAGAATTAGTCGAGTTATTTGATGAACTTGATTATCTGTTAGAAAATATCAAGGGAAATGCAAACTATGGTGAAGAGATGGAGAAAAAGGTTGTTGAGTTATTTTCTTTAACATAA